One genomic window of Methanosarcina acetivorans C2A includes the following:
- a CDS encoding DUF1673 family protein has product MAFIESIRKMMGWCPMKNSLGKRKQENNYPDFKFENGIVELGSSPADLQGNRIFKVHVNLFPEWWAVIIILFALIISLLLWTYSPESSFLIILSEIILYLPLIVLLLFHHPSTVTVMPEKIIVKRLIRKPVVIEKKDIIQISVTRNENRSLRWPMRLVFLVTLPIILLRTVERIVRDLQLEAAASASAKLSLFLSQSLTVTYLLVFFYYFEIRAPYQQILKMTTYSNLKLWIYTEKPEELTKLLNFGI; this is encoded by the coding sequence ATGGCTTTTATCGAATCTATCCGAAAAATGATGGGCTGGTGCCCGATGAAAAATTCCCTTGGGAAAAGAAAGCAGGAAAACAACTACCCTGATTTTAAATTCGAAAATGGGATTGTTGAGTTGGGTTCGTCTCCCGCAGACCTTCAGGGAAATAGAATTTTTAAGGTGCATGTAAACCTTTTTCCAGAATGGTGGGCTGTAATAATCATTCTCTTTGCATTAATAATCTCCTTACTTCTATGGACATATAGTCCCGAAAGCTCTTTTTTAATTATCCTTTCAGAGATTATTCTGTATTTACCCCTCATAGTGCTATTACTTTTCCATCATCCCAGTACTGTTACGGTAATGCCTGAAAAAATCATAGTCAAAAGGCTTATACGTAAGCCAGTTGTGATTGAAAAGAAGGATATCATACAAATATCGGTGACAAGGAACGAAAACCGTTCCCTGCGCTGGCCAATGCGCTTAGTTTTTCTTGTTACCCTTCCTATTATACTGCTTCGCACCGTAGAAAGGATTGTAAGGGATTTGCAACTGGAAGCAGCAGCCTCAGCCTCCGCAAAACTCAGCTTATTTCTTTCACAGTCCTTGACAGTGACATATCTTCTTGTGTTTTTTTATTACTTTGAGATACGAGCGCCTTATCAGCAGATTCTTAAAATGACCACATACTCAAACCTGAAACTTTGGATATATACCGAAAAACCGGAAGAGCTTACAAAGCTTCTAAACTTTGGAATCTGA
- a CDS encoding DUF1673 family protein, which produces MPECKKSLQKGWQEGNYPFFKMENGSIQLNPSPMDTPESRIPKVQVSLFDFWALIITVFVSIISFITSLLVWAYIPEDSFLIIFSGFVIFLIPLIFFLNRLNTVEVMSGKITIKRPLRKPVVVEKEDIRQISVTRNENHSLRWLIRLFYVIFLPFYLGEGIIKALRNLERSFPDYIVLSLFLVRLAGVAFFLVLYYNVEILAPYQQTLKITTNSNLNLQFFTEEPEKLVTILKNETK; this is translated from the coding sequence GTGCCCGAATGCAAAAAATCCCTCCAAAAAGGGTGGCAGGAAGGCAACTACCCGTTCTTTAAAATGGAAAATGGAAGTATTCAATTGAACCCCTCTCCCATGGACACGCCCGAAAGTAGAATTCCTAAGGTGCAGGTTAGCCTCTTTGACTTCTGGGCTCTAATAATTACTGTTTTCGTATCAATAATCTCTTTTATAACCTCTTTGCTTGTATGGGCCTATATTCCTGAAGATTCTTTTTTAATTATATTTTCAGGCTTTGTTATTTTCCTTATACCTCTCATATTCTTTCTTAATCGCCTCAATACCGTCGAAGTAATGTCCGGAAAAATCACAATCAAGAGACCTCTACGTAAGCCAGTTGTTGTCGAAAAAGAGGATATCAGGCAAATTTCGGTAACAAGGAACGAAAATCATTCCCTGCGCTGGTTGATCCGCTTATTTTATGTTATTTTTTTACCATTCTACCTTGGGGAGGGGATAATTAAAGCTTTACGGAATTTGGAAAGATCATTTCCAGACTATATTGTACTCAGTCTATTTCTGGTGCGTCTTGCGGGAGTAGCATTTTTCCTTGTGCTATATTACAATGTCGAAATCTTAGCGCCTTATCAGCAGACCCTTAAAATTACTACGAATTCAAACCTGAATCTTCAATTCTTCACCGAAGAACCGGAAAAGCTTGTCACTATTCTCAAAAACGAGACTAAATAA
- a CDS encoding DUF5788 family protein encodes MLKDENRTNGTDAEYISYQERNKLLWSLRSEFAWAGKKIPECVEIDGEEYRLRDIVRALGEEELPGPDEAAEIRALIPKLKERAKADEELLETEELTQTEAEALYEEAVGLLRAAIELKDKLEGKGGEKSVDEFKRMLNTQKIVDEKRFQELIKSLK; translated from the coding sequence ATGCTGAAAGATGAAAACAGGACAAACGGGACAGATGCCGAATATATCAGTTATCAGGAGCGGAACAAACTCCTCTGGAGCCTCAGGAGTGAGTTTGCCTGGGCCGGGAAGAAAATTCCCGAATGTGTGGAAATCGATGGAGAGGAGTACAGGCTCCGGGATATTGTCAGGGCTCTTGGAGAAGAGGAATTACCAGGACCTGATGAAGCTGCCGAAATCAGGGCTCTTATCCCAAAATTGAAGGAAAGAGCAAAAGCAGACGAAGAACTGCTTGAAACCGAAGAACTCACACAGACTGAGGCAGAAGCCCTTTATGAAGAGGCGGTCGGACTTTTGCGAGCGGCAATAGAACTGAAAGATAAACTTGAGGGGAAAGGTGGGGAAAAAAGTGTTGACGAGTTTAAGCGGATGCTCAATACCCAGAAGATAGTGGACGAAAAGCGCTTTCAGGAGCTGATTAAAAGTCTAAAATGA
- the pyrI gene encoding aspartate carbamoyltransferase regulatory subunit — protein sequence MKEKRDLKIQAIENGTVIDHITAGQALNVLRILRISSAFRATVSFVMNAPGARGKKDVVKIEGKELSVEELNRIALISPKATINIIRDFEVVQKNKVVLPSYVEGVVRCMNSNCISNSSEPIKSKFSVLRTEEEGVSLHCLYCEHVISEEIAENLL from the coding sequence GTGAAAGAAAAAAGGGACCTGAAAATCCAGGCAATTGAGAATGGGACTGTAATTGACCACATAACGGCCGGACAGGCTCTGAATGTCCTGCGTATCCTGAGAATTTCAAGTGCTTTTCGGGCAACTGTCAGCTTTGTTATGAACGCTCCCGGAGCGAGAGGCAAAAAAGATGTCGTTAAGATCGAGGGCAAGGAACTCAGTGTTGAGGAACTTAACCGAATAGCCCTTATCTCTCCCAAAGCCACAATTAATATCATAAGGGATTTTGAAGTGGTTCAGAAAAATAAAGTCGTGCTCCCATCTTATGTGGAAGGCGTTGTCCGCTGTATGAATTCAAACTGCATCTCCAACAGCAGCGAACCCATAAAATCCAAATTTTCAGTCCTTCGGACCGAAGAAGAAGGAGTTTCCCTCCACTGCCTGTACTGCGAGCACGTAATCTCCGAAGAGATTGCGGAAAATTTGCTGTAA
- the pyrB gene encoding aspartate carbamoyltransferase — protein MLFKNRHVISMKDFSREEIDHVLDTAEKLEPVARGEERSRLLDGKIVSLLFFEPSTRTRLSFEAATQRLGGQALNLGSVEASSVMKGENLADTIRVISKYADLIVLRHPLDGSARMAAEFASVPVINGGDGSVHHPTQTFLDLYTIRRESHLEDLRIAMAGDLKYGRTVHSLCHALSLYGAEMTFVSPPELRMPPEIVRDLKKQKIRVKETDSLEEIIGDVEVLYMTRVQRERFPDPEEYEKVKNRLKVTGDLLKAADPELKVLHPLPRVNEIAPEVDATPHACYFEQAFYGVPIRMALLALAMGVIE, from the coding sequence ATGTTATTCAAGAACCGGCACGTCATCTCAATGAAAGATTTTTCGCGGGAAGAAATTGACCATGTTCTGGACACCGCAGAAAAACTTGAACCTGTAGCCAGGGGTGAGGAAAGGTCCAGGCTGCTGGATGGAAAAATCGTTTCTCTTCTTTTTTTTGAACCAAGCACAAGAACAAGGCTGTCTTTTGAGGCTGCTACCCAGAGACTTGGGGGACAGGCGCTGAACCTGGGCTCGGTTGAGGCAAGTTCTGTCATGAAAGGAGAAAACCTTGCCGATACTATCAGGGTAATCAGTAAATATGCTGACCTTATTGTGCTACGCCACCCCCTTGATGGATCGGCACGCATGGCTGCGGAATTTGCAAGCGTCCCTGTGATCAACGGGGGAGACGGCTCTGTCCATCACCCTACCCAGACTTTTCTTGACCTCTACACAATCCGCAGGGAAAGCCATCTTGAAGACCTGAGAATCGCCATGGCAGGAGATCTTAAATATGGGAGAACAGTCCATTCCCTTTGCCATGCCCTGTCCCTTTACGGAGCAGAAATGACTTTTGTTTCGCCTCCGGAACTCCGGATGCCCCCTGAAATTGTCCGGGATCTTAAGAAGCAAAAGATCCGTGTAAAAGAAACCGATTCTCTTGAGGAGATAATAGGAGACGTCGAAGTCCTGTACATGACAAGAGTTCAGAGGGAACGTTTTCCGGATCCGGAAGAATATGAAAAGGTTAAAAACAGGCTGAAGGTTACAGGCGATCTTTTGAAAGCCGCAGACCCTGAACTTAAGGTCCTTCATCCTCTTCCTAGAGTAAATGAGATTGCTCCCGAAGTGGATGCAACTCCTCACGCATGTTATTTCGAGCAGGCTTTCTACGGAGTCCCGATAAGAATGGCCCTGCTTGCTCTGGCAATGGGGGTGATTGAGTGA
- a CDS encoding DUF5788 family protein, which produces MEKSLKTNEEENFSQKYITDAERRELLGALHCRLFWVGQHIPDYVEFEGEKYQLHDYVWELIQKDTLTETEKSRIDKCINIISAKEQEDEKELEEKPLTHEQAESLYHETAGLLRAITDLKEIESGALKESSKRFQEQFVGQRVRDAKLWLEFIKNVSK; this is translated from the coding sequence ATGGAAAAAAGCCTTAAAACAAACGAGGAAGAAAATTTTTCTCAAAAATATATTACTGATGCGGAACGCAGAGAGCTACTGGGTGCTCTACATTGCCGTCTCTTCTGGGTGGGACAGCATATCCCGGATTATGTGGAGTTCGAGGGAGAAAAATACCAGCTTCATGACTATGTCTGGGAGTTAATCCAGAAAGATACCCTTACCGAGACCGAAAAATCCAGAATAGATAAATGCATCAATATTATTTCGGCAAAAGAGCAAGAGGACGAAAAGGAGCTTGAAGAGAAACCTCTTACACACGAGCAGGCAGAATCCCTCTACCATGAGACTGCAGGTCTGCTCCGTGCAATAACGGATCTTAAAGAAATCGAAAGCGGGGCTCTTAAAGAAAGTTCAAAACGCTTTCAGGAGCAATTTGTCGGCCAGAGGGTTAGGGATGCCAAGCTCTGGCTTGAATTCATAAAGAATGTATCTAAGTAA
- the hxlA gene encoding 3-hexulose-6-phosphate synthase — MIQVALDLLELDRAVEIAKEAVAGGADWIEIGTPLIKSEGMDSIRTMRKAFPDRTILADMKTVDTGAMEVEMAAKAGADVAIILGSADDSTILDALRSAHKYGVRVMADLISAPEPIKRAVDLEALGVDYINVHVGIDQQMVGKDPISILMEISEKVSVQLAVAGGLDAEGAAKAVKAGARIVIVGGNITRSDNVTEAAKKIRQSVDSPESVDIRDRGTVDQEIREIFKEVSTSNISDAMHRKGAMKGIHPLVRGKMVGTAVTVQCFAGDWAKTVEAIDIAKEGDVIVIYNESKDIACWGGLATLSSLNKGIAGVVIEGAVRDIDEVETLGLPIYTSNTVPNAGDPKGFGEINAEITCGSQAVKAGDYIIGDESGVVVVPKEQAYELARRAKEVNKTEKRIFDEIRRGGTLSEIMELKKWEKL, encoded by the coding sequence ATAATTCAAGTTGCACTTGATCTTCTGGAACTTGACCGTGCAGTTGAGATTGCAAAGGAAGCAGTCGCAGGAGGTGCGGACTGGATCGAGATAGGGACTCCCCTGATCAAAAGTGAGGGCATGGACTCAATCCGTACTATGAGGAAAGCTTTTCCGGACAGGACAATTCTTGCCGACATGAAAACCGTAGATACCGGAGCCATGGAAGTTGAGATGGCTGCAAAAGCCGGTGCGGATGTAGCTATCATCCTAGGAAGTGCGGACGATTCTACAATTCTCGACGCGCTCCGTTCAGCCCACAAATATGGAGTCAGGGTGATGGCAGACCTTATATCAGCCCCGGAACCCATAAAAAGGGCAGTGGATCTTGAAGCTCTGGGCGTGGACTATATAAACGTTCATGTAGGCATCGACCAGCAGATGGTTGGAAAAGACCCGATATCCATTTTAATGGAAATTTCAGAAAAAGTAAGTGTACAGCTTGCAGTAGCCGGGGGGCTTGACGCTGAAGGTGCAGCCAAAGCAGTCAAAGCCGGGGCCAGGATTGTGATAGTTGGAGGTAACATAACCCGCTCTGACAATGTAACCGAAGCTGCGAAAAAAATAAGGCAAAGTGTGGACTCTCCCGAGTCTGTAGATATCCGGGACAGGGGAACCGTAGACCAGGAAATAAGGGAGATCTTTAAGGAAGTCTCTACCTCGAATATCTCGGATGCGATGCACAGAAAAGGCGCAATGAAAGGTATTCACCCTCTTGTAAGAGGAAAAATGGTGGGAACTGCAGTTACGGTCCAGTGTTTTGCTGGAGACTGGGCAAAAACGGTTGAAGCCATTGATATCGCAAAAGAAGGAGATGTAATAGTAATTTATAATGAAAGTAAGGATATTGCCTGCTGGGGAGGGCTTGCAACCCTGAGCAGCCTGAATAAGGGAATCGCAGGTGTGGTAATAGAAGGGGCTGTAAGGGACATTGACGAGGTCGAAACGCTCGGGCTCCCAATTTATACAAGCAATACAGTCCCCAATGCCGGGGACCCGAAAGGTTTCGGAGAAATCAATGCCGAAATCACCTGTGGAAGCCAGGCTGTAAAAGCAGGAGACTATATAATCGGCGACGAAAGCGGAGTTGTAGTTGTCCCGAAAGAACAGGCCTACGAACTTGCAAGAAGGGCAAAAGAAGTCAATAAAACCGAAAAGAGAATCTTCGATGAAATCCGGAGGGGGGGAACCCTTTCAGAAATCATGGAGCTCAAAAAATGGGAAAAGCTTTGA
- a CDS encoding A24 family peptidase C-terminal domain-containing protein, giving the protein MIEVLKLAACLPFLLYSSYLDLETRRVPNRIWKLMLFSLSGFLIYEIVEGGILFMLQLVFSFFSSFFLAYLLFRLRVFGGADAKALIVIGTLVPVYPVLDFYGYTFPLLGFPPVGLFSLTVLENSVLLTAIIPLGIFCYNILHFTPDMLKKPFYMLFAYRINIRDMRRLLEKGRHIRLTERFELNNGKLNPFFAGRGINVNQNMISRLEAHEEHGLLDGTVWVTPGLPFMIPITASFVLAVILGDLIYYFLTEVLTWFYFLIGK; this is encoded by the coding sequence ATGATCGAAGTTTTGAAGTTGGCAGCCTGTCTGCCTTTTCTCCTTTACTCTTCTTACCTGGATCTGGAAACCCGCAGGGTTCCAAATCGTATATGGAAGCTTATGCTTTTTTCCCTCTCAGGTTTCTTAATATATGAAATTGTGGAGGGGGGAATTTTATTTATGCTCCAGTTAGTTTTTTCTTTTTTTTCCAGTTTTTTTCTGGCCTATTTGCTTTTCAGGCTAAGGGTTTTCGGAGGCGCAGATGCAAAGGCCCTGATAGTAATCGGAACTCTTGTCCCTGTTTACCCTGTCCTGGATTTCTACGGCTACACTTTTCCTCTGCTCGGATTTCCCCCAGTAGGGCTCTTTTCACTTACGGTTCTTGAAAATTCCGTTCTTCTTACAGCCATCATTCCTTTGGGGATTTTCTGTTATAACATTCTTCATTTTACTCCTGATATGCTCAAAAAGCCGTTTTATATGCTTTTTGCATACAGGATAAACATTAGGGATATGCGAAGACTTCTGGAGAAAGGAAGGCATATCCGGCTAACTGAACGTTTTGAGCTGAATAACGGGAAATTAAATCCTTTTTTTGCAGGCAGAGGAATTAATGTAAACCAGAATATGATCTCCAGACTTGAAGCACACGAAGAGCACGGGCTCCTTGACGGCACTGTCTGGGTAACTCCAGGACTTCCATTCATGATCCCTATAACAGCAAGTTTCGTTCTGGCAGTGATATTGGGAGATCTCATTTACTATTTCTTAACGGAAGTTCTTACCTGGTTTTATTTTCTGATAGGTAAATAA
- a CDS encoding amino acid permease, whose product MENEPFEAGEGEPLEAGEDTKSLQEQVEEQKAKPVLFGTFEGVFVPNLLTILGVIMYLREGWVVGNAGLLGAWLIILLSFAITTCTGLSLSSITTNIRIGAGGAFSIISQSLGLEVGGSIGIPLYLSQALAVSMYIFGIRAGWRWFFPEHPALYIDLAAFILLFVIAYISARLAFRIQYFILVVIVASLVSVFWTGFGDSMQGSVQLWGSFPGSPETGFVGIGFWEVFAVYFPAATGIMAGANMSGELKTPRKSIPLGTLSVIGISLCIYLALAYWFALSATPEELVSNYTIIFEKAAFGPIVVAGLLGATFSSALNSIVGAPRILQALGEHGILPKSEWFSQKTDRGEPRNAILFTGTIVLGAIMLRNLNSVAPLITMFFLITYSMINVVVFIEQNLKLVSFRPLFKIPLSVSFLGAAGSLFAMFIINPGFSLLAVVVVLLIHNYLLRKHLKAPFGDVRSGLFVTVAEWAAKKTNSLTSSSERTWKANLLVPVEDPRELMGTFDFLRDITYPKGSVKLLGLAGNTDKENLLSQLPSISEGFQEEGVFSSWTIIDTAEFEENLVVGMEALTGSFFRPSILFLRLPENRDRDEEIREIIRKASMYRMGVLLFSKHPQAGLGRQNLINLWIENRGLDWDISMELGNMDLALLIAYKLKSNWKASLSFMTFAPTAIQAQAAENFLQSLAELARIPNVKMQVLRENPIKSSKLPFASLHIFSLDPNPDLDLARHLMEKAGSSCIFALDSGEENALA is encoded by the coding sequence TTGGAGAATGAACCTTTCGAAGCAGGCGAAGGTGAACCGCTCGAAGCCGGGGAAGACACAAAGAGCCTGCAGGAACAGGTAGAGGAACAAAAAGCAAAACCTGTTTTGTTCGGGACCTTTGAGGGTGTCTTTGTTCCTAACCTGCTTACCATCCTCGGGGTGATCATGTACCTGCGGGAAGGCTGGGTCGTGGGAAATGCGGGGCTGCTCGGGGCCTGGCTGATCATCCTTCTCTCTTTTGCCATCACAACCTGTACAGGGCTTTCTCTCTCCTCGATCACCACAAATATCCGCATAGGGGCCGGAGGAGCTTTTTCCATCATTTCCCAGTCTCTTGGGCTTGAAGTTGGGGGCAGTATAGGGATCCCTCTCTACCTTTCCCAGGCGCTGGCGGTTTCCATGTACATTTTCGGGATCAGGGCTGGATGGAGATGGTTTTTTCCCGAACATCCTGCCCTTTATATTGACCTTGCAGCCTTTATCCTGCTCTTCGTTATCGCCTACATCAGTGCCAGGCTCGCGTTCCGGATCCAGTACTTTATCCTTGTCGTGATTGTGGCTTCGTTGGTTTCAGTTTTCTGGACCGGGTTTGGGGATTCGATGCAGGGGTCTGTGCAGTTATGGGGGAGTTTTCCGGGCTCACCTGAAACCGGATTTGTGGGGATAGGGTTCTGGGAGGTTTTTGCGGTTTACTTCCCTGCCGCAACCGGGATCATGGCAGGAGCCAACATGTCTGGAGAACTCAAAACCCCCCGGAAAAGCATTCCTCTAGGCACCCTGAGTGTCATAGGTATCAGCCTCTGCATCTACCTGGCTCTGGCTTACTGGTTTGCCCTTTCTGCAACTCCTGAGGAACTGGTAAGCAACTATACCATTATATTTGAAAAAGCGGCTTTCGGACCCATTGTGGTTGCAGGATTGCTTGGGGCTACTTTTTCTTCGGCCCTAAACTCCATTGTGGGAGCTCCGAGAATTCTGCAGGCCCTGGGAGAACATGGGATTTTGCCGAAAAGCGAGTGGTTTTCCCAAAAAACCGACAGAGGAGAACCCAGAAATGCCATTCTGTTTACAGGGACGATTGTACTCGGAGCTATTATGCTTCGGAACCTTAATTCTGTAGCGCCTCTGATTACCATGTTTTTCCTGATCACATATTCCATGATTAATGTGGTAGTCTTTATCGAGCAGAACCTGAAACTGGTGAGTTTCAGGCCCCTTTTTAAAATCCCTCTCTCCGTGTCCTTTCTGGGAGCGGCAGGCAGTCTTTTTGCAATGTTCATCATTAACCCGGGTTTTAGCCTTCTGGCAGTGGTTGTGGTTCTTCTGATCCACAACTATCTCCTCCGCAAGCACCTGAAAGCTCCTTTCGGGGATGTTCGAAGCGGGCTTTTTGTGACAGTTGCCGAGTGGGCGGCAAAGAAAACAAACTCTCTTACTTCTTCCAGCGAGCGGACCTGGAAAGCTAATCTCCTGGTACCTGTGGAAGATCCACGGGAGCTCATGGGAACTTTTGATTTCCTCAGAGATATCACCTACCCCAAAGGTTCGGTCAAACTCCTAGGCCTGGCAGGCAACACAGATAAAGAAAACCTTCTCTCTCAGCTGCCTTCAATAAGTGAAGGCTTCCAGGAAGAAGGGGTTTTTTCTTCCTGGACCATTATTGACACTGCAGAATTCGAAGAAAACCTGGTCGTAGGCATGGAAGCACTTACAGGTTCTTTTTTCCGGCCCAGTATTCTCTTTTTACGCCTCCCCGAAAACAGGGACAGAGACGAGGAAATCCGGGAAATCATAAGGAAAGCTTCCATGTACAGGATGGGAGTGCTTCTTTTCTCAAAGCATCCTCAAGCTGGGCTCGGAAGACAAAATTTAATTAATCTCTGGATTGAGAATAGGGGTCTTGATTGGGATATCAGCATGGAGCTCGGAAATATGGACCTCGCCCTGCTTATAGCATATAAGCTCAAGAGCAACTGGAAAGCTTCCCTTAGCTTTATGACCTTTGCTCCCACTGCTATCCAGGCCCAGGCCGCCGAAAATTTCCTGCAGTCCCTGGCTGAACTGGCCCGGATCCCAAACGTAAAGATGCAGGTATTACGTGAAAATCCTATAAAAAGCTCGAAACTCCCTTTCGCATCCCTGCACATCTTCAGCCTCGACCCAAATCCGGATCTGGACCTGGCCAGACACCTGATGGAAAAAGCTGGTTCTTCATGCATTTTTGCCTTGGATTCCGGGGAGGAAAACGCCCTTGCCTGA